Sequence from the uncultured Bacteroides sp. genome:
AGAACCGGATTCAGAAGTACTGGTTTATCAGCTTGCACCAAAGCTTTTCTTATTTCTTTTTTATATCCTAGCATGGATATCTGAATAAAGTAACGACCGGCATTGACATGTCTGAACACAAAATTACCATCCTTATCACTCGCCGTTGCCTTTACAAAAGAAGAATCTTTCTGAGCAAACAGAACAACCTGAGCCCCTTCAAGAGGAAGTTTACTGTCAATAACAACTTTACCTGCCACAACACTATTTGTTTCTGCACACCATGCCTGTGCGCTGAGAAAAGTGCTTATCAGTATCAGTAAATTAATTAGTTTGCACATCATTGTTTTTCATTTAATTCTGCACAAATCTAGAACGTTTAATACTGGAAATCAAATTCTTTTGACCACCTGCACTATATCATTGACAAAATACAATCTATACTAAAAACATCAATTCCATAATACCTTTAAAACGACTTTGCCTATCAATAATCTCTTGAAGAGTTTTTTAATTTCTTCTAATCAGAAATAAAATACATAACGGAACATTTTATTTCTCCTGTACAAAAGAATACAATCTTCTGTACAGAAGAATTATTTCTTTTGTACAAAACAATGCATTCTTTTGTACAAGGATTAATTAATATTTAACCGAAGTCTGAGAAAACAAAACGAGGAAATTTATTTTTATAACCGGACATTATTCAAATTACAAGAGGTTTCACAAGGACAGTGTGGCTGTCTCCCAGTCGCAAAGTGGCCTAAACATAGCCTATCCAAAGAAATAGGTGCAGGTGACAAATACATTTTCATCCTTTTAATGTTCTAATAAAAAAAGGTTCATCTATCTGTTTTAACTACAGATAAATGAACCTTCATATTTCTATTTGAATTATTCAGATTAAGAACGACTAACCTGCAATCCCTTGTTAGAAAGACTCATTTCCACAAACCTTGCATTAGGGTTGGGTTGATGTTCAGCCAGAATATCACGAATACGCAACGCTGCTTTCGGGTCTTTGGCTATAATATATAAATAGCCACCTCCACCGGCACCGGGAAGTTTATATCCAAGGGTATAGTCTTTTATCAAATCTATAATTGCTTCTACAGCCGGCGGATTAGTACCGGAGTCCAAAGCTTTGTTTTGATTCCAGGTTTTACCCACCAATGTAGCCATTTCTTCAAAGTTACCTCGCTGAATAGCTTCATAAAGATCGAGTGCATGCGCTTTCATCTCACCAAGCAGACTTAAATGCTCAGTAGAGTTAAGGAACATGTTGCATACAATCTCTGAAAGAATTCCTTTTGCAGTGCGGGTTATGCCTGTATAATAAAGCAAATGACAAGGTTTATACTCCGGATTATTAAAAATATAATCGGGCAACCAGCGCACCAAAGGCAATTGGTCAAAACCTTTATTTGTTTGCAACAGTTTTACTCCGTGCAGCACTCCACCATATTGGTCCTGCCATCCACCACCGGTAGTTAGCAGTTGTTCCAAAACAAGTGTACGCTGACAGATTTCATTCTTGTCCCATGCCAATCCACAGAAATCAGATACAGCTCCCAATACCGTAGAGGCAAGGATGGAACTGGTTCCCAAACCCGATCCGGCAGGAATTGCAGCAAGCAAAGTTACTTCAATACCCGAGCCAAACTCCTTGAGCTGCTCTTCCAGTGATCTATATGATTTTGAAGCAAACGCAGAAGCAAAACCAGCTAAGGTTAATGCTGCTTTAGGTATAGAGAAAGGTGAGCCAACTTTAGCAAAATCACTCAACTCTTCATAAGTAGAGACCTCTTCTCTGGCTCCCAAATCAATGGAACGAAGTATAATTTTATACTCCTTGCTTGGTTTTACATACACCTGCAAAGGTGGTTGACCATTCAGCTCTATGGCAATGTTCACCACGTTTCCACCCGAATAAAGGCAATACGGCGGTGTATCTGTCCACCCTCCAGCCAAGTCAATCCGAACCGGACTACGCCCCCAAACAATTTGATCGGGATAAATATTTAGAAAAGGTTGTTGTTTCTTCTCTGCCAAAGAGCCTATCAAGCCTTCTCGAAGCAGAGAAAATGCTTTTTGTTCTTCGACTTTATATTCTTTTTGCTGCAATTGTAATGCACGTGCACGGAACATCTGGTTGTGTATACGTGTCATTTGAGGAGCATCTTCAGCAAGAATCTCCGGCAATGCGATATTATGTTTGGCAAATTCAGAAGCTGCATCTGCCAGATTTAGCTGATAAAACACACTTTTATCATAATTTGCAGCCAGTGCGGGCCAGTTCTTATTCCGGTATTCCTCCCGCTGAGCATAGAGTCTTTTAAGATTGGCTTTAGCTGAAAGCTCGTCTGCTGAAAGTCGAACAGCTTTTCCCCATATCTTCTTTCCTTCCTCTAACTCCGGCTGGTAAATCATCCAGCGAAGTACCTTGCCAAGTTCTTCCACATTCTTGCAAACCGGAAATAGCTTAGCAGCCTGAAGATCGTCTGTTCTTCCAAAAAGTCCACCAGAAAGATTTATGCCTCTGGCAGAAAGCCACTCCATAAAAGGTTTTCCCATGAACAAAGTCTCGTCCTTTGCCAGGTCACCCTTAAATGCATCATTCAATCCATAAGGGCGGGCAGCATAATCTTGTTCACCAATAGGAACAACATCAACGCAAACTCCTGCAGGAAGTTTCATTTCCCAATCGTTCACCGGAACTCCGGTAATAATATGCTGATGAGTCAATGCCCATTGTTTGCCTATAAAACTATTTTCAATCCATAGTTCAGAATTCTCTGCTGTCAGCGAAATACCAATCTCGGCATTCTGCACAAACATGGCAGGATGAGGTTTTACCTTTCGCTGCATAATCTCACGCTGATCTCTCACCAGGTTTTGTACAGCCAGTGTAGAAGATATTAGTTCCTTACTTGTTCCGTAATGATAAAACTCACCATCCGGAAGGGGAAGGATTGCTACTGAGAGTGCATTGAGATCTTCATCCTTTATGCGCGGGTTATTACCCAAAGCCATTCCAAAATCAGTGTAAAGATCATAATATTTAAGCCCATCACCTTCTGGTTTAAGAGAACGCTTCATTAATAATTCAACAGCGCGGTCACTCAGCATCCAAATACCAATATCCATCAGGAACATGTGGGTTTTAGCCAATGAGCCAAGCTCTTCCAGAGATGGTTTTTGAAGCATAAAATCCAGCTTATCCGAATTCTTCCTGTCAGAAACAAAGACCCCATGATGAGTAGCCAACGAAGGGTCCACCCATAATCCATAGCAAACCACATCTGCTTCGGGAATAGGTTGCAAAGATTTCTCCGAACGGATATACACATCTCCACTAGCAATAAGGGTATGAAGTGAATCCGGTGCCTTTTTCATTATTTGCTCATAAAGAGGTAGCTGAAGTGAAAGCAGATTTTGTTTCAATTTTTGTCCTCGCTCCCACCTGAAAACCGGCACGGGAGTAAGTATCTTACCAGAAGGTGCATAACCGGGCAAACGACGACTTTGCCCTCCTGCGTGAAGTAGTATTCTTTTTTCCTGAGATATCCACTGGCTGAAATCAATTTCAGGAGCAGCGTTTTTCTGGCATTCGGCCAGCAACCAGGTGGTTCCTCCACCCGAACCTAGTTTTGCCCCCACAGGATCTGAAGTGCAAAACCAGTCTTTATGATCCGTTCCTTCTATTTCATGAAAACAATCAACTAAATTAGGAGGAAGTGATAGTAGTTTTTGCATGATATGCTAAATGTTTTTGTGCTTTTGATTAGTTTCCCCAAGCTGTCTGATTCCATCCGGCAGCACCGTACCAGGAAAGAGTTTTGAAAAAACCAACATAAGTAGTTTGACTTGCTTTAGGAATATATGCTCCCAAACCACTAAAATGGTTTGAGTCTATTTTAAAATTAATAAAGTTATCAGTTGCGGCTTTATAGATAACTGTGGCATTTAATTGTGTCTGATAGCTAGCCCACTCATCTGCTGTAGCAACGTCTTCTATAAAATTGCCTAAATCATAAGCAAAATGACCGGATGAGATTTCGCGATCATATAATTGAATATTGCTTGGAACTAATGTATAAACTGTATCTGCATGAGCAGTAATAATTTTCTTTGTTGCAACAGCTAAATTACTTAGCTCACTACATTTTGTCACTGCTATTGTGGCTGATTTATATTCCCCGCTCATTGCATTATAATAATTATAAAACCGTGATGCAATCTGTGTATAATTCTTTTGGGAACTAAACATTGGTTCAATAATCTGTTTATAAGGAAAGCCCAAATCAATAATCTCGGTTGGCGCAGCAATCAGAAAATCAGCCTGATCCTTCAATTCATAAGCAACCTCAACGCTGCTCATAAAACAGGCATCAAACATGATAAAGTCTAGATGGGGAGCCGCTGTAAGAGCATTGGCCAAATCAGGAATATCCATAAAATTATTAGAATCCCCTTGAACTGTTGTAGTATTATCTTGTCCAAACCAACGAGTAGTGACTGTTTTTGTAGCAGCAGAAGGAATCCAGCTATATCCATGAGACCAAAGAACTAACCCATAACTATCAGCCGGATAGGAACCGTAAGCATTTGAAAGAATTCCTTTCATCACTGAAACATCCAAAGAGTTCTGCTCAGAATAAGTCTTAATAATATTTTTAGAAACTGAGCCATCACTATTCTTTTGCAGCTTAAGTAATTGCGGTACCTTATTGGCATCATCCAGATAAATAATCAGATTACCTACATTTGGCGTAGCTTTAAACCCGGCAATCATACTATCTACATTAGCTTCCACGTTTGCAGTGAGGCTATTGTCAGCAACCATATAGACAAGTACCGTGCGACTCACCGCCGTAGCAGGAGTTGGATCATCATTATGATGACATGCACTGAATATCAATATTACTGATAATAGTAAAAAGAGCTTTTTCATAGACAATCCGTATGATTAAGAATACTTATTATTCAGGTTTTTTAAACTGAAAATCTTTTTTCTCGATCTTCTTAAAAAAGACAGATTTATTTTTCTTGTATTTATCTGAAAGCTTTTCAAATTCTTTAGTTATATTTTTCTTGCTGTCTGAAAAATAAATCATGCAAGTGCGATTACCTTCTCCTTTATTCTCGAGATGATTTTTAAGCTGAGCACTGTATGCTTCTCTTTTTGGAAGGAAACCATCCTTGGTAAGCTTTACACTGTCGAGTGTTTGAATCTCCGTACAATAAACTACCGAATCTACAAATGAAGCAGAAACACCAAAAGCATAAACAGCTTTATTTTCTTTCTTTAAAATGGTAAACGATGAGAGCACACAAAGCATCACTATCGCTGGTAATACGATTTTTACAAATTTCATATACAAGTGTATTTTAATATTTCGACACAAAGATAACGAAAAGCAGAGAACGCCAAAGTAAAATGGGATAAAAATAAAGCCGGCTTACCATTTGGCTGACCGGCTTTATATACTTTTTCTCAGAAATTGAATTTCTTACTTATCCCAAGTAAGATTTGAGCAATTTACTACGCGAATTCTGTCTTAATCGTCTAATAGCTTTTTCTTTAATCTGGCGAACGCGCTCACGTGTGAGGCCAAACTTATCGCCGATTTCTTCTAACGTCATTTCTTGCGTTTCAATACCGAAAAACATCTGGATTATCTCCTTTTCTCTGTCGGTTAACGTAGAAAGAGCTCTATCAATTTCTTTTGCAAGAGATTCATTGACCAGGGCACGGTCCGCCATTGGCGAATCATCGTTAATCAACACATCCAGCAAGCTATTGTCTTCTCCTTCAACAAAAGGGGCATCCACAGAAATATGTCGTCCTGACACTTTCAGTGTATCCGAGATTTTGTCAACGGGAATGTCAAGCTCATCTGCCAATTCTTCAGGTGACGGCTTACGTTCATTTTCTTGCTCAAACTTAGAGAAGGCCTTACTTATTTTATTTAAGGAGCCTACCTGGTTAAGAGGAAGACGAACAATACGCGACTGTTCTGCCAAAGCCTGAAGAATAGATTGACGAATCCACCATACGGCATAACTAATGAACTTAAATCCACGCGTTTCATCGAACTTTTCAGCTGCTTTAATCAGTCCTAAATTGCCTTCATTAATTAAGTCAGGCAAACTCAAACCTTGGTTCTGGTACTGTTTAGCTACGGATACGACGAAACGGAGGTTAGCTCGTGTCAGTTTTTCTAATGCTACACGGTCTCCCTTACGAATGCGTTGGGCTAACTCTACTTCTTCTTCTACAGTAATCAAGTCCTCACGACCGATTTCCTGAAGATACTTATCAAGAGAAGCGCTCTCCCTGTTAGTGATACTTTTGGTAATCTTTAATTGTCTCATGCTTATAAAACAAATTTGAAGGGACAAAGTTACAACAAAATATTCATATTTAACGAAATATAGACCGCTATTTTGTTTTTTTATAGCATAAATAAACAAAAGTAACACAGATTTGCTCAGAATCAAATAAAAGTCCAGCAAATCTGTGCAACCTGTTTATGTGTAGAAGATTTATTCTTTAGTTGAAAGATCTACAGCATAATTAGCACGCTTACCCGATGGGAAGATTCCAGTCATAAAGAGCACTTGCTCAGGCGACTGAGTTGCAGCTTTTAATAGATTCTCAAGATCAGCGATTGACTTAACTTGCTCGCCATTGACTTTCTGAATTATAAAACCTTTAGTAATTCCGGCCTCTTTCATTTTACCAGCTGCAACACCTGTGACTTCCAGTCCCGAACTAAGCTTCAACTGTTCCTTTAAATCTTTTGGCAGCTCTCTGAAAGCAGCACCTAGAATTTCCATTCCGGCATTTTTTACCACCTTAGTGTTTCCTTGTGAATTCTTTAATGTTACATCAAAAGTCTTTTCTTTTTTATCGCGGATAACTTTTACTTTCACATTGGTTCCTGGAGTCAGACGTGTGATTGTTTCCTGCAATTCGGCCATAGATTTAATATCCTTACCATTGATTGCAACAATTACATCTTTTGCTTTCAAACCTGCATCTGCCGCTGAACCACCATCGGTT
This genomic interval carries:
- a CDS encoding bifunctional fucokinase/fucose-1-phosphate guanylyltransferase, which codes for MQKLLSLPPNLVDCFHEIEGTDHKDWFCTSDPVGAKLGSGGGTTWLLAECQKNAAPEIDFSQWISQEKRILLHAGGQSRRLPGYAPSGKILTPVPVFRWERGQKLKQNLLSLQLPLYEQIMKKAPDSLHTLIASGDVYIRSEKSLQPIPEADVVCYGLWVDPSLATHHGVFVSDRKNSDKLDFMLQKPSLEELGSLAKTHMFLMDIGIWMLSDRAVELLMKRSLKPEGDGLKYYDLYTDFGMALGNNPRIKDEDLNALSVAILPLPDGEFYHYGTSKELISSTLAVQNLVRDQREIMQRKVKPHPAMFVQNAEIGISLTAENSELWIENSFIGKQWALTHQHIITGVPVNDWEMKLPAGVCVDVVPIGEQDYAARPYGLNDAFKGDLAKDETLFMGKPFMEWLSARGINLSGGLFGRTDDLQAAKLFPVCKNVEELGKVLRWMIYQPELEEGKKIWGKAVRLSADELSAKANLKRLYAQREEYRNKNWPALAANYDKSVFYQLNLADAASEFAKHNIALPEILAEDAPQMTRIHNQMFRARALQLQQKEYKVEEQKAFSLLREGLIGSLAEKKQQPFLNIYPDQIVWGRSPVRIDLAGGWTDTPPYCLYSGGNVVNIAIELNGQPPLQVYVKPSKEYKIILRSIDLGAREEVSTYEELSDFAKVGSPFSIPKAALTLAGFASAFASKSYRSLEEQLKEFGSGIEVTLLAAIPAGSGLGTSSILASTVLGAVSDFCGLAWDKNEICQRTLVLEQLLTTGGGWQDQYGGVLHGVKLLQTNKGFDQLPLVRWLPDYIFNNPEYKPCHLLYYTGITRTAKGILSEIVCNMFLNSTEHLSLLGEMKAHALDLYEAIQRGNFEEMATLVGKTWNQNKALDSGTNPPAVEAIIDLIKDYTLGYKLPGAGGGGYLYIIAKDPKAALRIRDILAEHQPNPNARFVEMSLSNKGLQVSRS
- a CDS encoding clostripain-related cysteine peptidase, which gives rise to MKKLFLLLSVILIFSACHHNDDPTPATAVSRTVLVYMVADNSLTANVEANVDSMIAGFKATPNVGNLIIYLDDANKVPQLLKLQKNSDGSVSKNIIKTYSEQNSLDVSVMKGILSNAYGSYPADSYGLVLWSHGYSWIPSAATKTVTTRWFGQDNTTTVQGDSNNFMDIPDLANALTAAPHLDFIMFDACFMSSVEVAYELKDQADFLIAAPTEIIDLGFPYKQIIEPMFSSQKNYTQIASRFYNYYNAMSGEYKSATIAVTKCSELSNLAVATKKIITAHADTVYTLVPSNIQLYDREISSGHFAYDLGNFIEDVATADEWASYQTQLNATVIYKAATDNFINFKIDSNHFSGLGAYIPKASQTTYVGFFKTLSWYGAAGWNQTAWGN
- a CDS encoding sigma-70 family RNA polymerase sigma factor, producing the protein MRQLKITKSITNRESASLDKYLQEIGREDLITVEEEVELAQRIRKGDRVALEKLTRANLRFVVSVAKQYQNQGLSLPDLINEGNLGLIKAAEKFDETRGFKFISYAVWWIRQSILQALAEQSRIVRLPLNQVGSLNKISKAFSKFEQENERKPSPEELADELDIPVDKISDTLKVSGRHISVDAPFVEGEDNSLLDVLINDDSPMADRALVNESLAKEIDRALSTLTDREKEIIQMFFGIETQEMTLEEIGDKFGLTRERVRQIKEKAIRRLRQNSRSKLLKSYLG